The Alosa sapidissima isolate fAloSap1 chromosome 8, fAloSap1.pri, whole genome shotgun sequence genome segment ataaacagatacacacgcacacacatacattcacattaatcatacgtatgacacatacacacacagtacacatatgtacgcatgcatgcacatgcacacacacacacacacacgtacatacatgcacacatgcacacaattcaagaatttctcagaattatgaacaggcaagatgggggtggggtttttATTTGTAAGTTATACTattataataagctttatttgtatagcacctttcatacacagaatgcagctaaaagtgctttacatttgaagcatgtaacacaaatATATTAAGTAAACTCAAATTGGATTCACtatttatttcaactcattGCTTTAAGTTTAGTTAAGCTCTGAATAACACTCTCTAAGTTAACTTCACTGAAAAGTATGTGTTGTCTCAACTTTGTAATACAACCTATTAAAATGCATTCTGTTGACTTGAACCAATTATTGGTTTCAAtttacttaaagcaacaccttCCGCTGTCGCacaaactatttgtttatccagcaccggctttgcaaataacaatgtccacagacaaggtagaatatgttgcatgattttatgaaagtacaatgtattgcgacatcagatgcaagtcaaggttaaggtacaaaaaactcttgtTGTGTTCGCGGTCAAATGTGACCGATTGACAATTATTTTCTCTCAAAAACATTGTTAATCTATTCTGACTACAGGATATCCACTTGTGAAGACCACTAAAATAAAGTGTGTATTTAGAAGTGGGTTCTTtggtttttgtaaaaaaaaatgcttgttCTTTGTCCAAGGGAAACATTTCTAATGAGGGAAACTGTTTGCTAAAGATGATGcatcacaaaataaaaaaagcatGTTGTGCTTACTGTCCAGGAATGTAACACAAAGCCTTTTTTCAATCTTTTAATTGATTCCTTGCTCCAGAGTTGAAATAATATTTAGTGTGGCGAGACAGAAGGTGCACAATCATATGAAAACATGGAAATGGGCTGTTTTCCACTGAGTATGAAGGATCCCGATGGAACAAAAAACAGCCCTAAACACCTAAACATTTGTGTCAAAGGAAAACATTACATTTCTTTCATGATATCTTTTATTATTTCACTAGTGATGTTGATCCCCATGTATCGATGGTCTCAGATGGTGTACACAACAGAGATGCACTGCACTCTGCCATCCATGTTATATAATGCACTTGTAGAACCTTGTTATTTCCCAACAGCAGCGTGGGGACAAAAAATGCCTTTGTCAGACTTTTTAACTACTTTGAATGAGCAGTTCTCCCAGTCATAATGCGCCTCACAGTCACGGTCATATCCACGTGGACTTCCCATCCTataaaaaaatgcattacaTTAACTGCGTGTGGTGATTACATAATGAATAACAAGGATCAAATGTCAATGGACAAATGTCTCAAATATTTGTTATGTTTCTGATGAGGATATTTATGGAAAAAGTAACTTGTGCTGATAAGTACTTTCaaaattttctcttttttttcttgattTATACACTAGTGTATCTTGATTTATACactaccccccaaccccccccccccccaaaaaaaaaaaaaaaaacatgcattgaagatattgacctttgacctgtaagGTCATGTGGTCCACTTACATGTCGCAAcactccattcctctctctgtgcAAGTGCAACGCTGGCATTTCCTGCTTCTCCATGTGGACACAACAGGATAGGTCTGATTATCAAACTCATCCAGGCAAGGGTTCTGGGctgaacagaagcacacagcCATTTTTAGATTTTCAGCATATAGCCATAGGTTTATGGTATGAGATTATATGTTTGTTTCATGCTTGTACCTGTGTCTTCAATCCGTGTGTTGCCATCGCTGTCCACAATTACTTCACAATTCACAAgttattgttttgtgttagATGCATGACTAATATGTTTTGTAGAGATAGTAATGCTGGTTTACATCATATATTGTGTGATTTATGGAGTTATATTTGTACCTCGTGGTTTTTCCTTTTCTGTGAACCAGCAGGCAGCATTAGTCAATGCTGCCAGAGTGCACAACATCAGTATCACAGCTGCACACCTCTTCAGGTGTTCAGAGACACAGACAAGGTTTTTAAAAAGGGTTATAACAGACATGCGTCAATTTTAACTTACAAACATGAAAGGTTCAACTTGTCAAGTCAGCTATGAATAAAAGCAGAACAGAAAATAAAAGGTCACGCGCAAGCCTGACTAAATAAACTATTTTGACAGCAAAAAGCGGAAATATTTAGATTAGCAGACCTGAAGTTTGCTCTTTCAGTGGTGTGAAGCAGGACAGCATTAGTATATTTGGTGTTGGGATATCATGCACATTAACTGATTTGAAGCTTCATTGAACACCATTAAATCAGATAAACAAATTAAAGAGCATgtttaataaaacaacaaattaAGTATAATCCTGGAAAACAAAGGCTATTAGAGAAGAGAACTAATATGTTATATTATGTatgttatatgtaatatgtatcaAGAGTaatttaacattttaaatagAAAAATATATCAGACATACCATGTTTGCAAACTGAGCCTGTATTTCTCATGATGGGTAACTGTGCAGTGGCGCTTTAAACCAGCAACCTGCTAGAATAGGGGTGGAGCTGTCCTCCTTGTCCTTAACTGggatagacctctccagaataagtcccgcctcctaacttccgtatccatccaaccttcggtagtcaaatgtctatgggaaataacatggcgttttgaaagatcgtacctgtcaaactctgtaggtgacaaagtagaaaaagctgctgggcagattggcctacacacttctgccatctagtttccactggattttttgattttcggtgccgtttaagtagtatagtctatagtatactacttaaacggcaccgacacgGCGACCAACTTCGTCTATCGCAGGCAAAAAATAGCGAGTAGCCTGATAAACAAATTAAATGCTTGGcaggccggatgaaagtgcttggcgggctgGATCCAACCGGCTCGCGgcccgcagtttgcccacccctggtctagGATGACCagtgtttgcctccaggggccatgttgacccattccatatgcacaaatgtgcataaacagatacacacgcacacacatacattcacattaatcatacgtatgacacatacacacacagtacacatatgtacgcatgcatgcacatgcacacacacacacacacacacgtacatacatgcacacatgcacacaattcaagaatttctcagaattatgaacaggcaagatgggggtggggtttttATTTGTAAGTTATACTattataataagctttatttgtatagcacctttcatacacagaatgaagctaaaagtgctttacatttgaagcatgtaacacaaatATATTAAGTAAACTCAAATTGGATTCACtatttatttcaactcattGCTTTAAGTTTAGTTAAGCTCTGAATAACACTCTCTAAGTTAACTTC includes the following:
- the LOC121715241 gene encoding beta-microseminoprotein-like, with translation MRCAAVILMLCTLAALTNAACWFTEKEKPRVIVDSDGNTRIEDTAQNPCLDEFDNQTYPVVSTWRSRKCQRCTCTERGMECCDMMGSPRGYDRDCEAHYDWENCSFKVVKKSDKGIFCPHAAVGK